Proteins encoded by one window of Myxococcus guangdongensis:
- a CDS encoding lysophospholipid acyltransferase family protein, producing the protein MIRDIVRTAFAGVSAVGLTGAVSATISALSVAGAHREADKLLKLWAQGVLASAGVRHEAVGLEHIPTDGHVVFVCNHQSHYDAPLGLAYLEKHTRFVAKAELFKIPVFGSALRLAGNIPVVRSGSSQDRARLEEAVTALRERVSVLFYAEGTRSEDGRLRPFKKGAATLAIQAGVPVVPMAVSGTRLILPKGGRAVRWGQRVALAVGAPITTQGLTIQDREALTRQLEDAVAQLYSEACRRSGDVPT; encoded by the coding sequence GTGATTCGAGACATCGTCCGGACAGCGTTCGCGGGTGTTTCAGCGGTGGGGCTGACGGGCGCGGTGTCGGCGACGATATCGGCGCTGTCGGTGGCCGGCGCGCACCGGGAGGCGGACAAGCTCCTGAAGCTCTGGGCGCAGGGCGTGCTGGCGTCGGCGGGCGTGCGTCACGAGGCGGTGGGGCTGGAGCACATTCCCACGGACGGCCACGTCGTCTTCGTGTGCAACCACCAGTCGCACTACGACGCGCCGCTGGGGTTGGCCTACCTCGAGAAGCACACGCGCTTCGTGGCCAAGGCGGAGCTGTTCAAGATTCCGGTGTTCGGCTCGGCGCTGCGGCTGGCGGGCAACATCCCCGTGGTGCGCAGCGGCAGCAGTCAAGACAGGGCCCGGCTGGAGGAGGCCGTGACGGCGCTGCGCGAGCGGGTGAGCGTGCTCTTCTACGCGGAGGGCACGCGAAGTGAGGACGGCCGGCTGCGGCCGTTCAAGAAGGGGGCCGCGACGCTCGCCATCCAGGCGGGCGTGCCGGTGGTGCCCATGGCCGTGTCAGGGACTCGGCTCATCCTTCCCAAGGGAGGACGGGCGGTGCGGTGGGGACAACGCGTGGCATTGGCGGTGGGAGCGCCCATCACCACGCAAGGCCTGACGATTCAGGACCGCGAGGCGCTCACGCGCCAGTTGGAGGACGCGGTCGCGCAACTCTACTCCGAGGCGTGTCGACGCTCGGGAGACGTACCTACATGA
- a CDS encoding glycerate kinase: MIPPRWLVAPQEYKGTLTAAEAAEAMARGVREVSPEVVLDLAPLADGGPGTVEALLSGTRGERRVCRVHCPLGKPMEAAWALLDDGRTAVVEMAAASGLVHVEPNPVSARKASTYGAGELMRAALDSGCERLIIGLGGSATTDGGAGALTALGYRFLDANGHPLPPGGAALSALSRVDASGRHPRLGKVELMGATDVTSPLLGADGAARLFGPQKGADAEGVEALEAALAHFSRVVGDLSAGWPGTGAAGGFGFGLVALAGARLVPGYELVSRALGLERRVLLAEVVLTGEGRFDRQTSLGKGPGGLARLAREHGTPVELFAGSVRRDEGVELDLFHTVVDLSTQARPGAPAAQVLQEAVARWTAARLKTTR, encoded by the coding sequence GTGATACCGCCTCGTTGGCTGGTCGCACCGCAGGAGTACAAGGGCACCCTCACGGCGGCGGAAGCCGCGGAGGCGATGGCCCGGGGCGTACGAGAGGTCTCGCCCGAGGTGGTGCTGGACCTGGCGCCGCTGGCGGATGGCGGCCCTGGCACCGTGGAGGCGTTGCTGTCGGGCACGCGTGGCGAGCGCCGCGTGTGCCGGGTGCACTGTCCCCTGGGCAAGCCGATGGAGGCCGCGTGGGCGCTGCTCGACGACGGGCGCACGGCGGTGGTGGAGATGGCGGCGGCCTCCGGGCTGGTGCACGTGGAGCCCAACCCCGTCAGCGCGAGGAAGGCCTCGACGTACGGCGCGGGTGAGCTGATGCGGGCCGCGCTGGACTCGGGCTGCGAGCGGCTCATCATCGGACTCGGCGGCAGCGCGACGACGGACGGCGGCGCGGGCGCGCTCACGGCGCTGGGCTATCGCTTCCTGGACGCGAACGGCCATCCCCTGCCCCCCGGAGGCGCGGCGCTCTCGGCGCTCTCGCGTGTGGACGCGAGTGGACGACATCCCCGGCTGGGCAAGGTGGAGCTGATGGGCGCCACCGACGTCACGTCGCCGCTGCTGGGCGCGGATGGGGCGGCGCGGCTGTTCGGTCCGCAGAAGGGCGCGGACGCGGAGGGCGTGGAGGCGCTGGAGGCGGCGCTCGCGCACTTCTCGCGCGTCGTGGGGGATTTGTCCGCGGGCTGGCCGGGCACGGGCGCGGCGGGTGGCTTCGGCTTCGGACTGGTGGCGCTCGCGGGCGCGCGGCTGGTGCCGGGGTACGAGCTGGTGTCGCGGGCGCTGGGACTGGAGCGGCGCGTGCTGCTCGCGGAAGTGGTGCTCACGGGCGAGGGGCGCTTCGACCGGCAGACGTCGCTGGGCAAGGGCCCCGGAGGACTGGCGCGACTGGCGCGCGAGCACGGCACGCCGGTGGAGCTCTTCGCGGGCTCGGTGCGACGCGACGAAGGCGTGGAGCTGGACCTGTTCCACACGGTGGTGGACCTGAGCACCCAGGCGCGTCCCGGAGCACCCGCGGCACAGGTGCTCCAGGAGGCCGTGGCGCGCTGGACGGCGGCGCGACTCAAGACGACACGCTGA
- a CDS encoding energy transducer TonB family protein, with protein MPRLRQAPHGDVPRATPTDARRADPRDAVAQTPEGARLLLAARTQRVSAWRSEEHVPEERELKGTREPTTPQALVEELVAEGIGRGKVDRGLVHPYFSQLGKTLLGLWDADRAVKEHGLQGYFDMGMERSRAYGRVWGERAANYGATGAFAANKPPEEDRRRPASQVGDPTLRMRQELREKMREEFRATRRALIRVVQDPQGRLLDVELVEPSHQPEVDNEAMKDVRAAAQKLPPPPAEAVGKRERIVSLWEFELILSISPPIPIFTFEFDEALGFIDTRLPLDKRIYKRVRLVELR; from the coding sequence GTGCCACGACTGCGACAGGCGCCCCACGGGGACGTCCCACGCGCGACGCCCACCGACGCGCGGCGCGCGGACCCTCGAGACGCGGTCGCACAAACACCCGAGGGTGCACGCCTGCTGCTCGCGGCCCGGACCCAGCGCGTCTCCGCGTGGCGCAGCGAGGAACACGTTCCCGAGGAGCGCGAGCTCAAGGGCACCCGTGAGCCCACCACACCCCAGGCGCTCGTCGAGGAGCTGGTCGCCGAGGGCATCGGCCGAGGCAAGGTGGACCGGGGACTGGTGCACCCCTACTTCAGCCAGCTGGGCAAGACGCTGCTGGGCCTCTGGGACGCGGACCGCGCCGTGAAGGAGCACGGCCTGCAGGGCTACTTCGACATGGGCATGGAGCGCAGCCGCGCCTACGGCCGCGTGTGGGGCGAGCGCGCCGCCAACTACGGTGCCACCGGCGCCTTCGCCGCGAACAAGCCTCCCGAGGAGGACCGTCGTCGTCCCGCGAGCCAGGTGGGAGACCCCACGCTGCGCATGCGCCAGGAGCTGCGCGAGAAGATGCGCGAGGAGTTCCGAGCCACCCGACGCGCCCTCATCCGCGTCGTGCAAGACCCTCAAGGACGCCTGCTCGACGTCGAGCTCGTCGAGCCCAGCCACCAACCCGAGGTGGACAACGAGGCGATGAAGGACGTCCGCGCCGCCGCCCAGAAGCTCCCCCCTCCTCCCGCCGAGGCCGTGGGCAAGCGCGAGCGCATCGTCAGCCTCTGGGAGTTCGAGCTGATCCTCTCCATCAGCCCGCCCATCCCCATCTTCACCTTCGAGTTCGACGAGGCGCTCGGCTTCATCGACACGCGCCTGCCCCTGGACAAGCGCATCTACAAGCGCGTGCGGCTCGTCGAGCTGCGCTGA
- a CDS encoding inorganic pyrophosphatase, with protein MKKPAPQKSFASHPWHGITPGNDAPEVVTAYIEIVPTDAVKYELDKESGILMLDRPQRFSSQCPTLYGFIPQTFCDELVAKRCAERTGMRDIKGDGDPIDICVLTEKVVSNGNLLVRAVPVGGFRMVDGDEADDKIIAVLESDLVYGELQHIAQLPRPLLDRLKHYFLTYKQIPGEGKRSVEIAEVYDRPEALEVIRRSMKDYDRVYGNAPTTPVRSRARRPVARKSRAS; from the coding sequence ATGAAGAAGCCCGCACCTCAGAAGTCGTTCGCATCTCATCCCTGGCACGGAATCACCCCTGGCAACGACGCTCCGGAGGTCGTCACCGCGTACATCGAAATCGTCCCCACGGACGCGGTGAAGTACGAGCTGGACAAGGAGTCGGGCATCCTGATGTTGGACCGCCCGCAGCGCTTCAGCAGCCAGTGCCCCACGCTGTACGGCTTCATCCCGCAGACGTTCTGCGACGAGCTGGTGGCGAAGCGCTGCGCCGAGCGCACGGGCATGCGCGACATCAAGGGCGACGGCGACCCGATTGATATCTGCGTGCTGACGGAGAAGGTGGTCAGCAACGGCAACCTGCTGGTCCGCGCGGTGCCGGTGGGCGGCTTCCGGATGGTCGACGGCGACGAGGCGGATGACAAGATCATCGCGGTGCTGGAGTCCGACCTGGTCTACGGCGAGCTGCAGCACATCGCGCAGCTGCCGCGCCCGCTGCTCGACCGCCTCAAGCACTACTTCCTCACCTACAAGCAGATTCCCGGCGAGGGGAAGCGCAGCGTCGAAATCGCGGAGGTGTATGACCGCCCCGAGGCGCTCGAGGTCATCCGCCGCAGCATGAAGGACTACGACCGCGTCTACGGCAACGCCCCCACCACGCCCGTGCGCAGCCGCGCGCGTCGTCCGGTGGCCCGCAAGAGCCGCGCGTCCTGA
- a CDS encoding nicotinate phosphoribosyltransferase, giving the protein MATSLLATDGYKFSMAEAGWPLRRETFYYSHRKGGLQVMPLDLAAYVCALLPEPKPEDYDFLAKYDYEMGVGFKAAILRKEKLSVRAIPRGACFFPREPILTVTGPSALVSWVEPLLLQLNFRIQVATQALTDRDALSRALARVTCDEQKAIALETLDAVGVKPVPITVDTEGYLERVRATVKELIDAVEDPARIFEVGLRAATCQQQHELALQACKDVGVTRTSNVEGARKLGMIPVGTMGHEHIQRFGSDDAAFRAMRERRPQRSSYLLDTFDTLTSGIPAAFQLIREEPGAGDSIRFDSGNKKLQYLYAVTRARDIGIKPVNILEDGLDAEATREFEDLRRQVGWESGSQFYGYGGHIVARTMECPFTRDKVAAIYKLSQTGAQPVMKFGNELAEGKQSIPGTPVLFRRRHGSGPIGLVGQEGEPVPDGYFPLMESEPETPSLVGALEVNSEPARIAQTLATRALVEDLTRKHFPKGR; this is encoded by the coding sequence ATGGCGACCTCGCTGCTCGCGACGGATGGCTACAAGTTCAGCATGGCGGAGGCCGGTTGGCCGTTGCGCCGGGAGACGTTCTATTACTCACACCGCAAGGGCGGACTCCAGGTCATGCCGCTGGACCTGGCCGCCTACGTGTGTGCCCTCCTCCCCGAGCCCAAGCCCGAGGACTACGACTTTCTCGCGAAGTACGACTACGAGATGGGCGTGGGCTTCAAGGCGGCCATCCTCCGCAAGGAGAAGCTCTCCGTCCGCGCCATCCCCCGCGGCGCGTGCTTCTTCCCCCGCGAGCCCATCCTCACCGTCACCGGCCCCTCCGCGCTCGTCTCGTGGGTGGAGCCGCTCCTGCTCCAGCTCAACTTCCGCATCCAGGTGGCCACCCAGGCCCTGACGGACCGTGACGCCCTGTCGCGCGCGCTCGCCCGCGTCACCTGCGACGAGCAGAAGGCGATCGCGCTGGAGACGCTCGACGCGGTGGGCGTCAAGCCGGTGCCCATCACCGTGGACACGGAGGGCTACCTGGAGCGCGTACGCGCCACCGTGAAGGAGCTCATCGACGCGGTGGAGGACCCGGCCCGCATCTTCGAGGTGGGCCTGCGCGCGGCCACCTGCCAGCAGCAGCATGAGCTGGCCCTGCAGGCCTGCAAGGACGTGGGGGTGACGCGCACCAGCAACGTGGAGGGCGCGCGCAAGCTGGGGATGATTCCCGTGGGCACCATGGGCCACGAGCACATCCAGCGCTTCGGCTCGGACGATGCCGCCTTCCGCGCCATGCGCGAGCGCCGTCCGCAGCGCTCCAGCTACCTGCTGGACACCTTCGACACGCTCACCTCCGGCATCCCCGCCGCCTTCCAGCTCATCCGCGAGGAGCCGGGCGCGGGGGACTCCATCCGCTTCGACTCGGGCAACAAGAAGCTCCAGTACCTGTACGCCGTGACGCGCGCGCGCGACATCGGCATCAAGCCCGTCAACATCCTCGAGGATGGCCTGGACGCCGAGGCCACGCGTGAGTTCGAGGACCTGCGTCGACAGGTGGGCTGGGAGTCGGGCTCGCAGTTCTACGGCTACGGAGGTCACATCGTCGCGCGGACCATGGAGTGTCCCTTCACGCGCGACAAGGTGGCCGCCATCTACAAGCTGTCGCAGACGGGCGCGCAGCCGGTGATGAAGTTCGGCAACGAGCTGGCCGAGGGCAAGCAGAGCATCCCCGGTACGCCCGTCCTGTTCCGCCGCCGCCACGGCTCCGGGCCCATCGGCCTGGTGGGCCAGGAGGGCGAGCCCGTGCCGGATGGGTACTTCCCGCTGATGGAGTCCGAGCCCGAGACGCCGTCGCTGGTGGGGGCGCTCGAGGTGAACTCGGAGCCCGCGAGAATCGCCCAGACGCTGGCCACGCGCGCGCTCGTCGAGGACCTCACGCGCAAGCACTTCCCCAAGGGTCGCTGA
- a CDS encoding YkgJ family cysteine cluster protein: MRSRDWDDEEDAPATRGSHQKERALKEVRAVFRQADAAYGPFSCPASGECCQLSRTGRQPWLWLPEWELLTQGRPLPPPREDGGCPYLDAAGKRCTVYADRPFGCRTFFCERIRGPARQPAETVGALLERLERVSQQREPSLRAPRPLLEWHAEALARASTKTP, from the coding sequence ATGCGGAGCCGGGACTGGGACGACGAGGAGGACGCGCCCGCCACGCGGGGTTCCCACCAGAAGGAGCGCGCCCTGAAGGAGGTGCGCGCCGTCTTCCGCCAGGCCGACGCCGCCTACGGTCCCTTCTCCTGCCCCGCCAGCGGTGAGTGCTGCCAGTTGTCCCGCACGGGCCGCCAGCCCTGGCTGTGGTTGCCCGAGTGGGAGCTGCTCACCCAGGGCCGCCCCCTGCCGCCACCGCGCGAGGATGGCGGCTGTCCCTATCTGGACGCGGCCGGCAAGCGCTGCACCGTGTACGCGGACCGGCCCTTCGGCTGCCGCACGTTCTTCTGCGAGCGCATCCGCGGCCCCGCGCGCCAACCCGCTGAAACCGTGGGTGCGTTGCTGGAGCGGCTCGAGCGCGTCTCCCAGCAGCGCGAGCCCTCGCTGCGCGCGCCTCGGCCCTTGCTCGAATGGCACGCCGAGGCCCTCGCCCGGGCGTCAACCAAGACACCCTGA
- a CDS encoding cysteine hydrolase family protein, with the protein MTLPIPRFHEDARAGQLYLERTGEVAEEALRYAAEHRVRPASEDRVRIAAFGIDVQVAFCTPGASLFVPGAVEDTQRTLRWLYANLGRVTELVFSLDTHRVFQIFHPAWWRDAEGKAPPPLTSITAADVRAGRWRATRFEAESLEYCERLEARGRYVHTIWPYHALLGGLSHALVPAFYEASAFHALVRDTPTHFELKGEHPLTENYSVLSPDVTEVKGQRVGEFNTRLFERLMTFDRVYVFGQAKSHCVLSTLRDLREHIERTDRSRMGRVHILVDAMSPVPAPPINPLPAALDFPRMAERAIEELREAGMRVVRTTDPLED; encoded by the coding sequence ATGACACTGCCCATTCCCCGGTTCCACGAGGATGCTCGCGCAGGACAGCTCTACCTGGAGCGCACCGGGGAGGTCGCCGAGGAGGCCCTGCGCTACGCGGCCGAGCACCGCGTGCGTCCGGCGAGCGAGGACCGCGTGCGCATCGCGGCCTTCGGCATCGACGTGCAGGTGGCCTTCTGCACGCCCGGCGCCAGCCTCTTCGTCCCTGGCGCCGTGGAGGACACCCAGCGCACGTTGCGCTGGCTCTACGCGAACCTGGGGCGGGTGACGGAGTTGGTGTTCTCACTCGACACCCACCGCGTCTTTCAAATCTTCCATCCCGCGTGGTGGCGTGACGCGGAGGGGAAGGCTCCGCCGCCGCTCACGTCCATCACCGCCGCGGACGTGCGCGCGGGCCGCTGGCGCGCCACGCGCTTCGAGGCGGAGAGCCTGGAGTACTGCGAGCGACTGGAGGCGCGAGGTCGCTACGTGCACACCATCTGGCCGTACCACGCGCTGCTCGGTGGACTGAGCCACGCGCTGGTGCCCGCGTTCTACGAGGCGAGCGCGTTCCACGCCCTGGTGCGCGACACGCCCACGCACTTCGAGCTGAAGGGCGAGCACCCGCTGACCGAGAACTACTCGGTGCTGTCCCCGGACGTGACGGAGGTGAAGGGGCAGCGCGTGGGCGAGTTCAACACGCGCCTGTTCGAGCGACTGATGACGTTCGACCGCGTCTACGTCTTCGGTCAGGCGAAGTCGCACTGCGTGCTGTCCACGTTGCGGGACTTGCGCGAGCACATCGAGCGCACGGACCGCTCGCGGATGGGGCGCGTCCACATCCTCGTGGATGCGATGAGCCCGGTGCCCGCGCCGCCAATCAATCCGCTGCCGGCCGCGCTCGACTTCCCGCGCATGGCGGAGAGGGCCATCGAGGAGCTGCGCGAGGCGGGCATGCGTGTGGTGCGCACGACGGACCCGCTGGAGGACTGA